The following proteins are encoded in a genomic region of Glycine max cultivar Williams 82 chromosome 18, Glycine_max_v4.0, whole genome shotgun sequence:
- the LOC100813212 gene encoding uncharacterized protein, producing the protein MARDKLDSSAVCDLKLKLISDRQTDGRLYNLPNASEVAALIVGDKHTANNKDIIIEKQIGMLQRINELHPAYLPLQYPLLYPHGEDGYRPNILHKHHPHSHVAKRNKVTMREYFCYRMQSRDNEAQTILHSRRLLHQWVVDGYCMIESQKLNYVRQHQQELRVDKYINLNDCNNQPLTQAWLEIQRQVAKSNLTAHDCPDVVSRYPNPEDIDNIIFAEIPNKDTDPELYQIVNNHMMHGPCGLANKRAPCMVNGKCFRFFPKKFQPATIVDQDGFPVYRRRDTRRTVQKQGVHLDNRFAYINKGSDRITTAIVNDQNQDGTHNQVHDEIKHYLDCRYVSAPEACWKIFAFPMHGHAPAVERLYFHLENQQPVYWKDSEEIGTVLAKSTIKESMFTTWMDSNKIYHHGRDLTYAEYVSKFVYDARKRCWKPRKQGNTIGRLIWVPPSSGELVYMRMMLSSAKGSQCYEDIRTVENVVYHTFREACFAKGFLGSDQEFVGALREANTWGTPHYLRKLFVKLLFMNTMDRPEYVWKQTWQWMANDIVFNHRRQGIQLIDKEKMHLCLTTIENLLQANRKSLRDFPSMPYPLGYAANTHQNNLIYNELAYDGDILAAEFDKCYQWLTDEQASIFNKIMHVVATQSGGVYFLYGYGGTGKTFVWKTLSSAIRSTGGIVLTVASSGIASILLPGGRTTYSKFAIPVPATKNSTCNIYQGSDLAKLLHITKLIIWDEAPMCHRYNIEALDKSLQDIMHNGNPFGGKVIVFGGDFCQILLVVP; encoded by the exons ATGGCAAGGGATAAACTAGACTCTTCTGCAGTGTGTGACCTGAAACTAAAACTCATTAGTGATAGGCAAACTGATGGCAGATTATATAATTTGCCAAATGCTTCTGAAGTGGCTGCTTTAATTGTTGGTGACAAGCATACAGCAAATAACAAAGATATCATCATTGAGAAGCAAATAGGCATGCTGCAAAGAATAAATGAACTTCATCCTGCATATTTACCTTTGCAATATCCTCTTTTGTACCCACACGGTGAAGATGGCTACAGACCAAACATTCTTCATAAGCATCATCCGCATAGCCATGTTGCAAAGAGGAACAAAGTTACCATGCGTGAGTATTTTTGTTACAGGATGCAATCAAGGGATAATGAAGCACAAACAATACTTCATTCAAGAAGATTGCTTCACCAATGGGTTGTTGATGGGTATTGTATGATTGAGTCTCAAAAACTAAACTATGTTAGACAACATCAACAAGAACTCCGAGTTGACAAGTACATCAATTTAAATGACTGTAATAATCAGCCCTTAACCCAAG CATGGCTAGAAATACAACGACAAGTTGCAAAGTCAAATCTTACAGCTCATGATTGCCCTGATGTTGTGTCACGG TATCCAAATCCAGAAGACATTGACAACATAATTTTTGCTGAAATACCAAACAAGGACACAGATCCAGAATTGTATCAAATTGTCAACAACCACATGATGCATGGTCCATGTGGACTAGCTAATAAAAGGGCACCATGTATGGTCAATGGCAAGTGTTTCAGGTTTTTCCCAAAAAAGTTTCAGCCAGCCACAATTGTTGACCAAGATGGTTTTCCTGTTTATAGAAGAAGAGACACCAGACGGACTGTGCAAAAGCAGGGTGTTCATCTCGATAATCGATTTGCT taCATCAACAAAGGATCTGATCGGATTACAACAGCTATTGTCAATGACCAAAACCAGGATGGCACACACAATCAGGTTCATGATGAAATTAAACATTATCTTGACTGTCG GTATGTGTCGGCTCCTGAAGCATGTTGGAAGATTTTTGCATTCCCAATGCATGGGCATGCACCGGCAGTTGAACGTCTTTATTTCCACCTAGAAAATCAACAGCCTGTTTACTGGAAAGATAGTGAAGAAATTGGCACAGTACTGGCTAAGAGTACAATCAAAGAATCAATGTTCACAACTTGGATggattctaataaaatataccATCATGGACGAGATCTTACTTATGCTGAATATGTGTCCAAATTTGTTTATGATGCACGAAAAAGATGCTGGAAACCAAGGAAACAAGGAAATACTATTGGCAGGCTGATTTGGGTGCCCCCTTCCAGTGGAGAGTTGGTCTACATGAGGATGATGCTTTCCTCTGCTAAAGGATCACAATGTTACGAAGATATTAGAACAGTAGAAAATGTTGTCTATCATACATTTAGAGAAGCATGCTTTGCAAAAGGTTTTCTAGGAAGTGATCAAGAATTTGTTGGTGCCTTACGAGAAGCAAACACTTGGGGAACTCCACACTATCTTAGGAAGTTATTTGTGAAGCTGCTATTTATGAATACCATGGATAGGCCAGAATATGTGTGGAAACAAACTTGGCAATGGATGGCAAATGATATTGTATTTAATCATAGAAGACAAG GCATCCAACTAATAGACAAAGAAAAAATGCATCTTTGTTTGACGACAATTGAAAACCTCTTGCAAGCCAACAGGAAAAGCCTACGagattttccttcaatgccataCCCACTAGGATATGCCGCCAACACGCACCAAAATAATCTCATCTACAATGAATTGGCTTACGACGGGGACATATTGGCCGCCGAATTTGACAAATGCTACCAGTGGCTAACAg ATGAGCAGGcttctatttttaataagattatGCATGTGGTTGCAACTCAATCAGGTGGAGTTTATTTTCTATATGGATATGGTGGCACAGGCAAGACATTTGTGTGGAAAACTTTATCATCTGCTATACGCTCTACTGGCGGCATTGTTTTAACAGTAGCTTCAAGTGGGATTGCCTCAATACTATTGCCTGGCGGTAGAACAACATATTCTAAGTTTGCTATTCCTGTCCCTGCAACAAAAAATTCTACATGCAATATCTATCAAGGGAGTGATTTGGCTAAATTGTTGCATATCACAAAACTCATCATATGGGATGAAGCTCCAATGTGTCACAGATACAATATTGAGGCCCTTGACAAAAGTTTACAGGACATCATGCACAATGGCAATCCTTTTGGAGGAAAGGTCATTGTTTTTGGTGGTGATTTCTGTCAAATTCTACTTGTTGTTCCATGA